ATTAAAAGAGCAGATAATGGAAGTTTTAGATGTTGTAAACAAATTCAAGAGTGAAAGGATCCTAGAAAGCAATATCAAAAACTTATAATTAACTAGACTTAGTCTTCTACAAAAACATTATCTATGTCATAAACTTAGCGAGGTATGCTATGTTAGAAGAAATTGTAAAACTTAAGATTGAAGAACTCAAAGAAGTAAAAGCATCTCTTCCAATTAGAGAACTGAAAAGTATAATCAAACAAAACAATTACAGAACCAGAGGTTTTCTAAACACACTCAAGAACAAAATTGCTAGTGGTAAGCCTGGATTGATAGCAGAGATAAAGTTTGCTTCCCCATCAAAAGGAGTTATTAGAAACAATATTTCACTAGAAGAAGTTTCAGATGTATATGAAAGGAATAGTTTTGTTGATTGTATTTCTGTTCTAACTGAAAAAAGATTCTTCCATGGTGATATATCTTTCATCACAAAAACAAGAACCATCACTACAAAACCAATTTTGAGAAAAGATTTTATAATTGACGAATATCAGATATATGAGAGCATTTACTATGGTGCAGATTGTATCTTACTTATAGTATCATCCTTGTCAAGGAGTCAACTTGTAGAATTTCTTGATACATCTAAAGAGTTAGGATTAGATGTATTGGTTGAAATTTTTGAAGATGACGATATTCAGAAAATTGAAGGACTTAACATTGAATTACTAGGTATAAATAGTAGAAACCTAAAAACTTTGGAAGTTTCTCTTGATAATCATCTCTATATGTTAAATAAGATTAACTTAAGACCTTCAGTATTGGTTGCCGAAAGTGGAATAAAAAATAGATATGATGTTATTAGAGAAATATCTAACGGATTTAATGCTTTCTTGATAGGTGAGAGTATAATGTCTTCTGATAATATGTCTCTCAAAATAAACAGCCTTTTTGAAGGTGTGAATCTATAGTTATTACTTTTACGATTTCTTTACAAGA
The Spirochaetota bacterium genome window above contains:
- a CDS encoding indole-3-glycerol phosphate synthase TrpC, yielding MLEEIVKLKIEELKEVKASLPIRELKSIIKQNNYRTRGFLNTLKNKIASGKPGLIAEIKFASPSKGVIRNNISLEEVSDVYERNSFVDCISVLTEKRFFHGDISFITKTRTITTKPILRKDFIIDEYQIYESIYYGADCILLIVSSLSRSQLVEFLDTSKELGLDVLVEIFEDDDIQKIEGLNIELLGINSRNLKTLEVSLDNHLYMLNKINLRPSVLVAESGIKNRYDVIREISNGFNAFLIGESIMSSDNMSLKINSLFEGVNL